A genomic window from Gossypium hirsutum isolate 1008001.06 chromosome D10, Gossypium_hirsutum_v2.1, whole genome shotgun sequence includes:
- the LOC107914836 gene encoding germin-like protein subfamily 3 member 2 — MCPKLPLLLVFFLYYAITSLGSDPDPVQDFCIPSTGIAACKNSSAATVEDFVFSGIKFPGKFSETGLAATSVNVNIFPGLNTLGMSFVRADFEVGGINMPHFHPRATEIAFVLEGKIYSGFVDTENRIFAKVIEKGEVMVFPKGLLHFQMNVGDMPATILGSFDSQNPGLVRIPNAVFGSGIEEKLLEKAFGLNSKEIAKLRKRFAPH, encoded by the coding sequence ATGTGTCCAAAGCTACCACTTTTGCTGGTGTTTTTCCTCTATTATGCCATTACAAGCTTGGGATCTGACCCTGATCCTGTCCAAGACTTTTGTATCCCCAGCACAGGGATTGCAGCATGCAAGAATTCGTCGGCTGCCACGGTCGAAGATTTCGTGTTTTCCGGCATAAAGTTTCCGGGGAAATTCAGTGAAACAGGTTTAGCAGCTACGTCAGTGAATGTCAACATCTTTCCGGGATTGAATACACTAGGCATGTCGTTCGTTCGAGCTGATTTCGAAGTCGGCGGCATCAACATGCCGCATTTCCATCCGAGAGCAACCGAAATAGCATTTGTTCTTGAAGGGAAAATCTACTCAGGATTCGTCGATACCGAAAACCGAATCTTCGCTAAAGTGATTGAGAAGGGTGAAGTCATGGTGTTTCCAAAGGGGCTATTGCACTTTCAAATGAATGTTGGAGATATGCCTGCAACAATCTTGGGAAGTTTCGACAGCCAAAATCCAGGTTTGGTCAGAATTCCGAATGCCGTTTTCGGTTCCGGGATCGAAGAAAAGCTTCTGGAGAAGGCCTTTGGATTGAACTCCAAGGAGATTGCCAAGCTGAGGAAGAGGTTTGCTCCACATTAG